The DNA segment CGGGAATGGCGGCCAAGAAAGCGCGTGCGGTTGGTGCAAGGACCGCTGGGGCCTCTCCTGGCAAATTACCCCGCGCGCGCTAACCGATGCGCTTGCGGCTGGTGGCG comes from the Clostridia bacterium genome and includes:
- a CDS encoding VOC family protein, with the protein product GNGGQESACGWCKDRWGLSWQITPRALTDALAAGGGEAKRAFQAMMTMKKIDIAAIEAARRA